The window ATAATAAATTAGTCGAGctacatttattcaatgatgatgataatatccaAAGTGTGATCCATTgggatgtgtgtgtgtgtatgtgtgcatggtgatgaaatgttgaatccattcattcattcattaatgctactcatcatcacatcactAGATTATCCATTACCATAAAGGATAATattattttctcattcattttattattattatattctcTTCCTCCCCAcctcacatttttttttcatcgccATCTTCAACATCTcacgttttttcttttcatcgtGGCCATTTACTACGATTGAACAATTATCAAAACAACTCACTATCTATGGCTATCATTaacactatatatatataatataatgttTATTACAAAAGTTGATTTTCTattagagagaaaaaaaaattagtgtttttttaattacattatcatcattcaattttttttaagttatcatcattatttgcaacaaccaacaacaacgaacgagtttgaataaaacattttttttttcatgaattgaACATGTAtacaattgataatgatgaaatcagaattaaaaagaaaaaaaaaatgaaataatagaGAGAGTTCAATATgcaataatgacaataaaaatgtcAGATTAGTATACACAAAAATGTATCATATCCAGatggaaagagaaaaaaaaatgcattcaTTGTGGTTATAATcgcattataatcatcatcattattattagatcaAGACATTACGATTGACAAATTGTAGCGGCCCAAAATGAtaggacaacaacaaaaaaaatcttgtacGGGGTTATATCAtggtcaatcaatttgattcaaatcgaTTCAGAAATCATATTCACACTGACTGAAATCAAACTAAAACTAAAACGGTGATAAAGATAAAACCAATGAACAATTGGACaataatcacacacacacacaaacacatgaaAAACATGTaccaaattttcttttttgttctttaGGATCCATTGACCGAAAGCATgacgaaatgaattttcaagagcaaagaaaaaaaaacggtgaCATGGTggatattattatcgttgatAAATCCAACCAAACTATCGACCGAACCCGATAATGATACAATATCAATGTGAATCGAGGCCAATTTCATGGCAAATTAATTTAGatcgacaatgatgacgatgatgacgacgacgacgacgactttatttttttctccctaattgaaaaatccaaaaaggAAACGACCGTGTTACACACACGTATTTTTGTATACAACACATGAATTTACTAAATTCTCACTCTCTTCAAACCTgcttggtatttttttttttttttttggtaacaTAATAAGTAATtcacaatttgaaatttgacaGCCACACTAAATTCCTTTTTCATGtcaatttttccaatggAACTGATTGAGTATCAGATTATATTTATGGGATTgtaaatatgtgtgtgtgtgtgtgtgtcaaatggtgttgtaaatgaaaagtctaatttttttctggtttatcgttttgaacaaaaaaaaggggcggtaaaaaaaatcgtcgaCGGAATATGACGATCACATGAACTTGTCTTGAACATTTGTGGTCATCATATATTtgaaacagacaaaaaaaaaattcaatgagattttatataataataataatatattaaCGATTGATGGCAAGAATGTATGAAGATAGACTCTTATTgtgccgaaaaaaaaatttgtaataataataataataaccaaataaatcatttgacttttattttataaccTGATTACGACAGTCTGCACCAGATTAcattcacaaacaaaacagcaaaaaaaaggataatcgtttgaaagagaaaaaaaatcattgctGGTTGTAGTTTTTATTTGgttattgtcgttgttcCCATGACCGATTTGGACATTTGATTCTTGTCTCGggatctatatatatattaactAAATGTTGCTTTTGGTTTTAAACGatgtagtggtggtggtggtggtggtggtgattatTATGGTCATTAAGAAGCCcacagaaaattttcaaataataaattcaatttaactgaatgaaaaacaaataaaaaaattcaatcaacaaacgTATATTATACTggctttattttatttttttatataaaatcttttttgattaaaaaaaatcctaatgttgtttatttgtgattttttttttcatttaattaattgaattgaattttgatcaaaGGTGAAAAATTAGTTTTgtaattggtttttttccagtttgtttatttggttgttatatcacaaaaaaaactacaataatacaatataatgataacgaaaaaaaaagaaaagaaaataagaTTCATGAACAgattgaatgtgtgtgtgttccaataacaattacaacaaccaccacaacaataacaaacaacaagGTAATTGTATTTGTTCAATTCGATGTATGTATctcaacatgaaaaaaaaagaaaaaatttcaacaataataccGAATTGGCAATATATGggcaaatgatgatcaaatgttaccaatttattattattgtatcatatttgtttgattattataattcacCTTcgagcatttttttttctttttttcttggttaccatcaatcaatttttttttctgtaatgtgcggaaaaataataatggtccatttataatggtgatgaaaaaaaaaatcattgatcatgatcattattattattattaaatgaaaataacctttcaccaaaaaaaaaaaacgatcatttaccattgttgttcattcattcattcatttattctaaTTTAAATCACAATTGTGTGTTGTTTGGTtgcccacacacacacacatttaagCAGCAAAtgtgattcaattcatttcaaattcaattgatataCGTGGAAGAATACCCTCCTAACAAAAACAgcaatcacaatcaaaattgtgtgtgtgtgtggctgACACCATACATACATAACATAAAATGAAAAGGAAAGAGGCTCGTGAATTGTCAAAATGTTCACATTAAATGTGTTagtgtcattattattattattattattatatggaaGAGCATTTGTCGTCACCGGTAACATTGGgatggaaaaatgaattgtcaCCAACAATAGACTACCCccaaatacaaatgaatgaaaaaagccatgaagatcatcatttgggGTCCTAACATTTAAATGCAAATATAATCGACACCCAACAACAAACCGACAAATCTTGACGGAAACAACCGATCCAATATCGACcgatttggtttttgttatcgtgtgtatgtgtgtttttttttgtcgtacATCGTCAATGgtaaatcaaatcatgattacaatcaattaatccttgaataaatcattttttttctgcaatcGAATGTGTATCGATTTGgaacaaacacaaaagaaacaagaacaacaacacattACAATGTGGATAACCGAAATGTTGGAAACAACTATTGGAAACAATGTTGTCAACAAGATAACTTGTCAAATGTTTAGTCaatgttgtttatttgtctTCAAATGTAGTTAGTTTTTACACACAAATTACAAACATGATCACAGACATGAACATCActtgtttgatttaatttatttaataataatgttagaTAATCATCAACTTGATGTGACCATTCTGATGTCAGTAACCgaaaatgaaagagaaaaaaaaatctgaacgataataatgataattagaCTAATTATAACAacaggttgttgttgttttttttggtcactgaaaaattttcatttttttcacatattaAATATAGTAGGCGTTATAATATcattagaaaaaatgatgatatcagccagaaatgataaattacaaatgaaaacattgataTTAATGAAGAAACAATGGATTATACCGTTTTGtatatgaattttgttttcccaataatgaatatgaacagaacaaaaaaaaaattcttgagaactttgaataataatagtttTAAAAGTCatgatattttcaaatgaccATAAATCAATCATGTAGACGGGGGAattaaaataacaaaaaaaatgacattaattaattcaaaataaaaaaaaaattatatgaatgttgttattttaaatccaatatcatcatcatcatcatcatcatggagattcaagaaaaaaaaacttaccatgATGTTGAAATGTACAAAATACGTACAAcagtagcaaaaaaaaacacacacacacacacacatatatacaaagCTTTATGTGTATCATCCTACTTACTTATTgttaaaataatgatgatcatcatcatcatgataatttgtAAGTCatactctctctctctattttttatatataagtATACGTATTAAACCATTTGATTACTAAACGattattctgtgtgtgtgtgttgactTGATTAGTGAGTGGAtcgttttctttctctctctttctctcataTACATTTTAGATTCATATATACAACAATGATTGTAACAACTgtgaccgaaaaaaaaaatgttttctgatatataatcaaatcaGAAGACgaatctgttgttgttgtttgttataatgaattcatgtactgtgaaatgaaaatgaatgtataGAATAGGCgacaatattcatcattttatatatcatgattatgagagaaagaaaaaaaagaaaagaaaagaaaaaacagcaaGTTAATTGCTATCGACAACTTGAATAATTGCCACTAAATAATGTCTTTATTTAGGAGAgagataatttttattttttatttttttgtttttaaacaGAATATAttacagaaacaaaaaaaaaatgaagacttcaatgatgatgaacaagaaaaaaaagctatattgccatcatcatcatcatcataatggacttttaaaaattcattcaaacacacacacacacacacacattgatggATAGTTTTTGAAACATGTATTTAAGTATTTGACTTAATCGTTTGCTCCTCTCGACAAGTAGCTTTGGATCACTTcggtctcttttttttatggacATTTTCCttgtgtttcattttcattttcatttttttattttttttttttttttttggtgagcCATCAGATATAATGTTACAGATAATTGTTATTAATAGTGTGTTGAAGAAAGACCTAAAGCTTCGggaataaaatcaaacaatctaCTTAGAAACTTTGAATCGAAACAATTATCtgtgcattttttttatataaaaaaaggcattttcaacaatgatgataatgatgatgatgatgaaaaacaaatttacaTTCATATGCCCACATATGTTTAGtttcaattatgatgatgatgatgatgaatgaatgaattcaaaacgatgaaattttttgaaaaaaaaacaaacgaacgaacaaattactcaatcaatgaatcatttaaaataaattgagTCAAATAATTgccattgaatttattatttttcaaaaaataatatttgtttgtttgtttgttgaaaaaattgttgtttgattcgaTCATTACATCGAtcctacacacacatgtgaatgaatatttcCAATCAAATGTAAAGCTTTTTCAAATagaggtgtgtgtgtgtgtgtttggataATGGACTGACTATGACAAGGAGAAGgaaaatatatattaaaCTTATTCAtataacaaagaaaaaaaaatgaattgatgatcatcatcatcattcactatCATTATTGTGATTTGTTCTGTGTGGTCATCATTGCCTTTTtcttgatcataatcataatcatcatagcTACCTTAAAAACCTAACTACTACTGGCAagcaacacaacaacaacaatgatgatgatgatgatctttcgttttatcaatgttttattttttttttatttttggtcaaataaataactgtgatgatgataattaattaattttcatcatcatattcatttaccttgcgatttttttttttgatttggttttttttctcgtttgtttgttagatTTTGTATAATTAAATATTTACAATGTAAAGCCATGTAATAATTAGTAATTTATCTTCTTAGCTTTATcatattcatgatgatgatgagtgaaTAACAACAtgggaaaacaaaacaaaaaacaaaacaaaaaaaaccaaagcaATCATGATCAGAATTTGCAATTAACCAAAcgagaatcattttttttttgttttattctattttagTATACATGATAAATACGTGCTATCATCATACAGGTATATGCAATGAATATAAGCCATGGTtacaattacaaaaaaaaatgtgctcatcatcattttatcaaatgaaaaattattttggtgaaatgaaaattaatttcataacaaaaaacatgattgtgatcatcaatttttttttcatttagttTCATCACTATTTGCTAAAAttcttatttattattaatttcatcTTATCCAAgacattgattattatttgatttttatatatacacacacacacacacatattatGTCTTGTTGCTACATCGAAaccgaaaattgaattcatctcAACTTGTTTGGTTATTCATTGGCCATAATTAATTATATCAtgacttgatgatgatgatagcctTATTAATcacatcatcttcattattcattatataaACACATGGATTAATCATTCGTCGTTTTGCAATTCATCGAGAATGATTGGATTCGAAGAggaaataattcatttttcgtttcgtttctcATATTAACTGCCATCTAGTGGATGAGCAGATAAATCTACTTTATTTACATtcacaatttaaaaaatcagaatttttttcataataaattgatctaaaacaaaatttaatcatcaagTTCACCTCTATCGCTTATGCCCTCTGTTTTAAATGCAATGGTACGAAATTTATCCAACAACCAACGATTCTGTGCTGGATCTACTTCCGTATAGTACCATGCTTTGTTGTCGGCTTTTtcggccatcatcatttttagttgttgtttgactctatgaattaaaattttttctgattcttCGGCCAATTTTGAAACACTAGATTCGTATGCAAGTGCACGATCTAGGAAACAATACTTGGCGAAAAATCTTGTGATTGGATGCTATAAATGACAAATTTAAAAtatgttaatgataatttaactTTGATTATTTTAGCAACCTTATAATATTCCCAATGATGGGGTGTATATCCTTCGGGAATATCGGTTAATTCAGCATCTCCGACAACAATGTTAGCATAAGCAGTGATTAAAGTTAACGGGATTGCGCCAAGCATGAAATAGAAGTGAAGATAATCTTTGAATGTAGACCAAACAAATCGTGATGGCTGAATGTGCATTTTATGGCCATGACCACTGAATCGAACCGATACTATCGTCAAAAAGAAAAGGTTGTCAACATAACtattaaaataaaagttGTTGCTTACTTTTTTGACAATCTCGAATCACACCATTTCTGGCCAAAACTTTGAGAGTACTCAATAGGGTCATCTTTATTTACCAAgataaaacaataaaatttaattgagCGACTTGAAATTCTAGAATCAGCAAAAGTCACATTTAAGAGTCACTATTTCGACTTGATCggttcattatttttattttggcgATTTTAACAAATTTTCGGTTTTATTGTTCAGGATTATAATTtttggtgaattttttttcaagtctAACagacaatttaaaaaaaatggatcttCTTGGATCGATTCTTGACTCAATGGAAAAGCCACCACAAACTAGTTCAAAACAGGAGATTCTAATCAAAAGTTTGTTAtgaacattaaaaaaaaataatgaaatcatcttttttactcaattttttctttttagaACAACAAGAAACTTTGaggaaaataaatgaaatggaaaaagaaaaattaaaaaagatTAGCTCTAATGTTTGTATTAATAGCCAATATGTTATGAAAgttaattttgattaatttattcaatatagATCGAACAACGATTAATCAAATTTGTCAATGATTGTAACATGGAAAAGATAGAATTTGAGACTATGCCAAAAATACATCGAACTATTGTGTGAGTAATTTGTTGtctgattcaaatgattcatgTTTGATCTaaaatgattcttttttttaaaaaaagtcACAATATTGCCGATAAACATGATTTGATAGTATACTCATTCGGCGTTGAAGATGTTGATAGACACTGTGTTGTctataaaaaagaattcaaaccAACTGAAGAAGAATTGGATTGTCTTCGTAATGGTGAAGATGTATATGACAGAAAACTTAAAGAATTACatgaaaaaatggtaatTTATGGAATTTTGTAAtgagttttttcatttatcaaaaaatatCGTTCTCAATTACAGAAATTagagcaaaacaaaactgatAACGATaagaatgtaaaaaaaagaaaaaatccagaaCCAAATACAAGCTATACGCTTAAATATGCTAATATAATTGGTTTAGATGTTGGTGAAGCTGCAGCAAAAATTACGACACCAAATCAACAATTTGGCATGGGTAAGAAAAAGATATTTCCatttataatttgaaaaaatactAATTACAAcgttttaaataaataaataaatagttCCCAGCTCAAACAAACGTGATCAACGATCCATTGAA of the Dermatophagoides farinae isolate YC_2012a chromosome 1, ASM2471394v1, whole genome shotgun sequence genome contains:
- the ND-SGDH gene encoding NADH dehydrogenase (ubiquinone) SGDH subunit, which produces MTLLSTLKVLARNGVIRDCQKISVRFSGHGHKMHIQPSRFVWSTFKDYLHFYFMLGAIPLTLITAYANIVVGDAELTDIPEGYTPHHWEYYKHPITRFFAKYCFLDRALAYESSVSKLAEESEKILIHRVKQQLKMMMAEKADNKAWYYTEVDPAQNRWLLDKFRTIAFKTEGISDRGELDD